The stretch of DNA GCTCGCCCTTGCGGACGTTGACGGGGTGCAGCGTGTAGTCGAGGCCGAGTTCCTCGAGCGCGATGGGAACCTTGACGCTGTTGGGCGTCGCAAAAGCATAGACGTCGATCATGGACGATGTCCTTTGGGCGCGGCGCGCAGGCGCCGGATGACAGGAGCGGCAGCGATCATCAGCGCGCCGATCGCGTTGCCGGTGTCGAGAAACACCACCGCGCCATCGAACAGCGATGGGATGCGGTGCAGGCGGGATAGACAGGCGAGCATGACGGCAGCCCTTTGGCGAATAACCTGCCCCGGACCGTCCGAAGCAGCAGGCTCCAGATGCCTCGGCGGTGCTGGACATGGCAGATGGCATGCGGCAATAGGCTTCATTCCAATCGGGAATGAGGGGCGCCGCGATGGACCGCTTTCAGGCGATGACGACTTTCGTGCGGGTGGTGGATACCGGATCGTTTTCCGCTGCTGCGCGCCAGCTGAACGTCGGACAGCCCGCCGTGTCCAAGACCGTCGCCGCGCTGGAAGACCGCCTGCAGGTCCGCCTCCTGATCCGCTCGACGCACGGCCTGACGCCCACCGAGGCGGGGGTACGCTTCTACGAACGCGCGAAGGCTGCCGTCGCCGAAGCAGACGAGGCCGAACTGGCCGCGCGCGGTGCCGGATCGGGGCTGGCGGGAACGCTGCGCGTTTCGGCGGCAACTACCTTTGCACGCATCCATATCGTGCCGTTGCTCCCGCGCTTCCTGGAGATGCATCCCGATCTGGCAGTGGACGTGATCCTCGATGACCGGGTGATCGATCTGGTGGCGGAAGGGGTAGACGTATCGTTGCGCATGGGGGCACTGCCCGATTCCTCCGCGGTCGCGCGCAAGCTGGCAACCGGCGCGCGCTCGGTGCTCGCCACGCCCGCCTACCTTGCCCGCGCCGGCACACCGACCAGCCCCGCCCAGCTCGCCGAGCACCAGGCCGTGGTCTACAGCCAGCTCGCCAATAGCTGGAGCTTTACGCGTGCGGGCGCACAAGTCTCGGTTTCGGTGAGCGGCAGGGTTCGCCTCAGCGCCGCAGAGGGGCTGCGTGTGGCGGTGTTGGCGGACATGGGACTGACGATCGCGTCGGACTGGATGTTCTCGCCCGAGCTGGAAAGCGGCGCGGTGGTCAGGGTGTTGGAGGATTGGTCGCTGCCCCGGCTGGATCTGTGGGCAGTGTTCCCGAGCGGGCGGATGGCGAGTGCGAAGGCGCGGGCCTTTGCCGAATTCGTGCAGGTGGAGATGAACGCGGGGCAGTCGGCAAACGAAGGGCATTCCATTGAGGCATAAGCGCTATCGCCACACGGCTTCCTCCGCAATTTAAGGGAATGGCCTAGCTGGGGGGCACGCCGACCGATCACGGTGCGGCCCCAACCGAGGAGCCTTCTCATGTCCCGCTTTGAAACCTACCGCGATGCCTTCCCCCATGCCCGCCTGACCCGCAAGGACAATGGCGTTCTCGAAGTCTCCCTGCACAGCGATGGCGGCAAGCTGATCTTCGATGGCCATGCCCACGAGGAATTCGTCGACCTGTTCCATGCCATCGGCGAGGACCGCGACAACCGCGTGGTCATCCTGACCGGCAGCGGCGATGCGTTCATGGATACGATCAGCCCCGAGGGCTTCGATTTCTTCACTCCCACCGGATACGACAAGATCCTGCGCGAAGGGCGCAAGGTGCTCTCCAACCTGCTAGACATCGAAGTGCCGATGATCACCGCGCTCAATGGCCCGGTGCGGCTGCACAGCGAATATGCGCTGCTCACCGACGTGATCCTCGCCACGCCCGAAACGGTGTTTCAGGACAAGCCGCACTTCGATTTCGGCATCGTTCCGGGCGATGGCGTGCACCTGCTGTGGCCCGACGTGCTCGGCTCGATCCGCGTGCGCTATTTCCTGCTCACCCGCCAGGAACTGGACGCGCAGACCGCGAAGGACTGGGGCGTGGTCAACGAGATCGTACCCGCCGATCGTCTGCTGGCCCGTGCCCACGAAATCGCCGATGGTCTCGCTGCGCTGCCCCCGCTGACCAGCCGCTACACCCGTATCGCGCTGACCCAGCGCCTGCGTCGCCTGATCGACGAAGGCACCGGCTATGGCCTCGCGCTCGAAGGCATTAGCGCCGCCCAGGTCGCCCGTTCGATGGGCGCTACCTGATCATACCTGAGCTGCATGGACATTCCACGACGCCACGGTTGCGCGCGTGGTTTCGCAGTAGATCATGCTGGCGATTTTGCGCAGACCTGTCTCAAGAGTGCCGCCAACCTCTATGATGCGGCCCTGCTTGATCTGTGTCTGCCGGGAGGTGGCGGGCATGATCTGCTAACCCGTTGGCGCGCAAGCAGGTGTGACATGCCTGTGCTCATCATGACTGCACAGGGCGGATGGAGCGACAAGGCGTCCGGATTCGAGGCGGGCGCTGACGATTACATCGTGAAACCGTTTCTGGCGCGGGAGCTGGAGTTCCGGTTGCCCGCACAGATCCGCCGCGCCAAGGGCACCGGTCGCGCGCGCGATGTATGCGGGCGGTTGGGGTAAGATCCGGGATCGGGCGAGTTCGACCTCGACGGTGCCTATCTCGACCTGACGGCGTTCGAATGGCGTATTCTCACGGCACTGATGCATCGCAAGGGACGGCTTGTGCCCCGTGATGAACTTCTGGGCAGCATCTACGAAGAGGGTAGCGAGCCTTCGCATGGATCATTGGAGGTCACGATCGGGCGGCTTCGTCAGAAGATCGGGCGAGACCTGATCCGGACTGTGCGAGGACGCGGCTATGGCCTCGGGGGCGGAACCGGCATGATCCGGCTGCTTGGTTCTCTGCAGGGGCGTTTCCTGCTTATCTCGCTGGTGAGCGGGCTGGGCGCACTGGCCATCGCCGGATGGGCGATCGGTGAGGTGATCCGCGATGTGGTGATGGACGGGGCAGAGGAAATCTTCGCTGCACGGCAGGATCGTCTTCAGAACGCGGTTGATGTCTCGGGTGTGTTTCATCCCGACCGTGTCATGTTCCTTCGTGAATTTTCGGAAGATCCCGGCGTCTGGGGCTGGGGCGTGAAGACGCCTCGCGGTGTCTGGCGCGGTGGTATGACACGGGTGAAGGTGCTGGAAATGGCGCGTTCGGGGTCGGAAGGCGGCGGTCATCTTCAGCTTGCGCGAGGGCAGACACCCAGCGGGCGCTCGGTCCATATCCGCATGTGGGGCGGGGCCAGTCACAAGGGCCAGTCGTTGGCGATCCTGTTGATCGGTTCCGACGCCCATTTCCAGAATCCGTTCGAGAGATCACGCGCCCGTTTATGGGTGGCGCTCGGGATTTTCGCGATGTGCCTGATCGCGCTTGTCGCGGTCCAGTTACGCTATGGATTTGCCCCCGTCCGCACGCTCAGGCGGGATATGTCGGACGTGCGTGCCGGGCGCATCCGATTATCATCACTGGCACCGAGGATACCAAGGCCACGCCGTGGAACGAAAAATGTGTGCCGGTCTGGGAAACGGCCGGTGCCCGCGTCGTCCGACCTGCCGAAAGGCTGGATCCGGACCTGATTTTCCCGATTGGAGCTCAGCAGCGTCTTTCGACGAAAATTGAGGAGTATCTCGCCCAAGGTGGAAATATCACATTCCTGACTTTTCAGGGCGTCGATCACATGGGATCGGCTCGTAAATTCTTCTATATCGAGGCAGTCCGCAAGTGGCTGTTCGACCAACGACTGGGCGTGTAGTCGCGAGCAACCGCTTGCGACTACGTGGATTTTCGAGAAATTTCATCCCCATCGCGCTGTCCGGCGAGATGGGGCAACTGCACGCAAAAGTGTGCCGGCACTTGCCCTGTTGAACGCCAATGTATTCCCTATAGGTCTGGCAGAGGTTTCTTATGTCAAAGCCATGATTTATATGAATAATTTTGTTATCGTGCGGTTTTAATTACGCGCCATTCTCAGGAAGATTGCTGATAGAATCGATCTTTAGGGAATTTCGCAGGTGAGGCTGGTTTCGTCGGCCAGTCTTGATGCTGCGCAGGTTGTTCAGCGGCCCCGCCTCTGCGCAACGAAGCCCACCTGACTGGAAAATGCTCTAGCTGGAGCCGCGCCCCTCTTCGTGAACGACCTGATACACTTTCATGGCGCCCAATCGTGGATCGTGCAGGGGCTTGAGCCATGCGGGCACGTTTCCAGCGGATAGCTGCGCCATCATTCCGTCTGGAGCCGCCTTGCTGTAAAGTTGCGGCTCCGAGATGCCGGGGCAATACAGCACGTAATCACTGCGATAGGCTTGTACGATCTTGTAGGCTTCCTGCGGACGTCCCATCCAGAACCGAATGACGTCGTTCATGGCGATCTTGTTGCGATGATGGCTACTGGCCACGACTGTCACGTCCGTAGAAAACAGCAGGGCTGGCCCGATATCCAGCGGAGCCAGCACGTTTCGACCTGAATGCAGGCCGTCAATAACGGCGCCGATCTGTTCCAGTCGACGGGGCAAAAGGCATGCCTCTTCCCGTTGTGAAAGGATATTGTCCTGTTCTGCAGTGCTTTTCTTCACAAGGGACGACCAATTAAAGAAAATGGCCGGGGCAACGAGCGACAGGGTCGCGACAGTGGCTATAATTCGCGCAGGAGGGGATGCAATTTTCCGGGCCCGTATCAACAGGCTGTTTACAGCAAAGGACGCCGGAGGAATTGTCACGATCGTCGCGACACAGGACGCCCGCTCGACGAGCATGGATATCCCGACGGCAAGGCCCATGAGCGCCATGTACATGGCGCAGTTACCACGATGTTCCGGATAGGTGCGCCACAACAAGACCAGGCCCAAAATGCCGACCGGCAACAGCGCCAGCATTTTTTCGACTACCTGAGCGGACTGGTCCCAGATGGGAAGGCCCTCTGCAACGTGTTCATACCAATAACGGTGAACGAGCGGCGGCAGATCGTTAAAGGCTCCAGTCACGCATTGCGGTGCAGGGGCCGCAAGAATGACCGCGCAAACACAGGCCGTTGCAGCCAGCCCCAGAAAGCATGCAAGCGGGCCGGTCGCGATTTTCCGTGTCAGGGATGTTCCCAGCGCTGCGGCTGCGAATGTCGCCAGATGAAAGGCAGACAGAGAGTCGCACCATACCTCGAAGCCTTGCGGAAGGCGTGTCGCCATCCACAGGGCACCGGCTGTCAATGCAAGGGCCCATGTGGCGCTTTCCATGCGCAAGCCGTCGCGATCTCCCTCGCGCTGGAAGACCCATCCCAGCCCCAGTGCCATGATCGTCCCGACGACCATCGGCAGACCTTCCATCGATATGACAAGCCAGGTTGCCGCGCTCGCGCCCAGAAGCCAGCCGCCGCGTCGGCTATCCGCCGAAAAGGCCCCGACCATCATCAAGCCGGCGCAAACCGCCTGCCAGGCATGATGATCCACTCGGTAGAATTGGAATTGGGGAACGACCGTACCGGCCAGAAGGGTCATCACGCAGGCGATCAGGGCCTCGCGCCGCCCGAAAAGGCTGTCGACAAGGCGTGCGAGCACCATGATGAGCAGCAATAGCGTCAGCATCGGCACTATGGCCGCTGCGAAGATTTCCGCTTTGGCTTCCCCCATCCAGGGGCGCAGGATTTCGATGAAAAACGCAATCGGCAGATCGACCAGGCGCGACCAGTGCATCGGCACGCCGCTGGGAACGTTCATGCGATACTGCGAGACATCGAACCAGCCTTGTCCATTCACCCAGTCTCGGACTTCAACCATGCGCAGCAGATCGTCAGGGTCGGGAAATCGCAGATCGGCGATCTGTTTCCATGACGCGAGAGCAAGAGCGATTACGCTCCCGATCCAGACGGGCAGGACAACCTTGAGAAACAGGCCGGATCGATCTCGCGCAGAAGGTGAACTGCCTTCCGCTTTCGGCAAAAAGGTCAAATTTATCCCTTTGCTCAAATTGTGTTCGTCATCGGACGAAATACGACATGCTTGCGAAGCCACCACGTCGCTTGAAAGCTGAGGGCAATCGCCAGCAGTTTTGCTGTTCTTGGATCCCAGCCTGCTTGTGTGCAGGCCCATATCGTGCCGACTGTGATGCCCAGGCCGACCAATGCCGAGCCGGCAAAGCCTAAGCGCTGGCGTCTGCGTTTTTCGCCTCTGGGCGCAAGCCGGTCTTTGAAAACGACCTGGCTGGAGCCGATCCAGTGCCCTAAAAGTCCAGCCAGATAACCGATGGCGCCTGCGACGGTGGAAGGTATCGTCAGCCAAAGCAGGGCCAGAAAGCTTGCCGTATCTACGGCAAGCGCCCCGACGCTGATAATCACGTAGCGAAAATAGCCCGCTCGCAGGATCCGCCATGACGAAACTGTCATAGCCGAAGGCTCCCGACCGAAATCATGGCGGATCGGATTCACTTTTCAGGCTGCCCGGATGATCTGCGATGGCACCATGCGGTGCGATTGCAACGCGGCGGCGCGGTCGGCGCCGATGGGCGAACGGCTTTCCTCTCGCGTCATGCTCTCAAGACGGAGGCGCTGCCCTTCGTTGCCGCTTTCATGATACTCGGCGTCTTCGTTGACATTCCAGACGTTATGGATGCGTTTGCCCGCCACGATGTTCTCCACCGTCAGAATGGCGGTCATCATCGCGTGATCCTGGTTGTTGTAGCGATGCATGCCGTTGCGACCGATCATGTGCAGGGTGGGATATCGGCCTTCCAATTCGTCGCGCATGGCTGCCACGTTGTCCGAATAGCTATCGTCATAGACCGGATAGGCCTTTTCCTGCCGCACGACACACCCGCCGACCACGCTAGCGGGATCGACGAGCCCGAGTATATTCATTTCGGCTTTTGCCAGCTCGATCAGATCCTCATCGGAGGATGACCACAGGCCATCTCCTTCGAAGCAGAAATACTCAAGGCCCACACAGGCCATTGCAGGGTCCGGCACCATTTCGGGGGACCAGCTGCGAAAGTTCTGGATACGGCCGACCTTGACCTTGGAATCGTGGATATAGATCCAGTTGTCGGGAAACAGATCGTCCGAACGGATCATCAGGGCAACTGTCAGGAAGTCTCTGTATTTGAGATGCGATGCTTCCATGGTCGTTTCCGGCAAGGGGTGAAGGCGAGAAGCCAGTTCACGCATCGGTGCCGAACTGATGACGTGCCTGGCATGGATCAGCGCTTCGCTGCCGTCTTTGCGGCTTGTCGTAACGCACCAGTTCCCCGCCGCGTCTTGCGCCAGCTGCTTCAATGAATGCCCCATCAGGACGTCGTTGCCGCCTTCCAGAACATGGTCGCGGGCGGCGTCCCACATCATGCCCGGCCCAAGACGGGGGTAGCGGAATGTTTCCAGAAGGGTCTTCGCCTGCCCGTTCATCCCGTCGTTGGTGCGTCGGTTGAGGCCCAGGGAGCGTTTCAATCCATCCAGCACTGCCTTGCCAAGGCTCAACCCCTTGATTCGTTGAGCCGCCCAATCCGCCGACATTTCATCGCACGGCATGCCCCAGACTTTTTCAGTGTAGGTCTTGAAGAAGATGGAATAGAGCTTCCAGCCGAACTGACTGGCTGTCCAGTCCTCAAAGCTGCGAATAGTCTTTCTGGGAAAGATTTGCGCCTTGGCGTAGCTCAACATGCAAAGGGTCGAGCGCCAGACACCCAGGTTCCAAAGAGCCTCGAAAGCCCGCAAGGGATAGCTGTAGAACTTTCCTTCGTAATAGATTCTGCTCATGCGGGGGCGCTGGATAAAGTCATCGGGCAAGATCTCGTTCCAGAGATCCACGACTTCCTGACTTTTTGAGAAAAACCTGTGGCCGCCGATGTCGAAACGAAACCCCTCGTGTTCGACGGTCCGGCTTATGCCGCCCACATAGCGTTCATCGCGCTCGATAACGGTTACGCGATATCCCAGTTTCGTGAGCTTGTAGGCAGCCGTCAGGCCTGCAGGGCCGGCTCCGATAATCGCAACATCGACAGGATTCTGAAAATCCGAATTCATAACGCCCCCAGACAATCGACGGATCCGATCTTGGCGATTTATCCTTAAATAATGCCTAATTCGAAAGGCGAGGGCGCGTACGGGATTTCCTTTTCGGCAGTGATTTCAAGGATGACATGATGGGTGCGCCTGCGGCGTGCGCCATCTGCTATGCCGATTGCGATCAAGCATCGACATAAGTCGATACGATGCGTCCGACTTTGAGAGTTGGGGGCATGGGCGGGTGCCGAACCGCAAAGGCTCCCGCATGCATTTTTCAGACGGGCTACCAGATGTTCCTTATTCGGGATCGTTCAGCATACGGGTGACGAGTTGCAGCCAGTCTTCGAGCAAGGCGCGGAAGTATTCGGGGCGATCAAACAATACAGTCTGCACACCCATGCCGCGCAACAGCGACATCGTAAGGCGCACAGCACTGTCCAACTTGCGGTCTTCCACATCGCTGCCGCGGTTGAGGATATAGAAGCAGTCGTCCACCTGCTGGTGAAAGCGCTCCGTCACCGGGGTCAGCGCGTCGCGCAGTTCGTGGTCGGTGCGCGAGGCGACGATAAGCTCGATCGTGACCGCAAAAAGCTGACCTGAGAAATACCGGTCCCACAAGTGGCGAAACACCGTTGCCGGGTCGGAGTGGCGTTCGCGGATGCGCTCGGTCTGCGCGCGCAGGTCCAGGATCAGCGCGTCGAGCATATGCGTCATCGCGGCCTGAAACAGCAGGCTCTTGGTCGGGAAGTGATGCCCTTGCGCGCCGCGCGATACGCCAGCGCGTGCCACGATGCGATCCATTGTGGCGCCCGTGCATCCCAGTTCTGCAATGCATTCCACCGTGGCATCCAGCAGCTTGCGGCGAGTTGCCAGGCTGCGCGACTGCTGCGGCGCGGGTGAAGATGCGACGGGAGTTTGCGTTGCGGATGATATGCGGGACGGTTCCATCCTGCTCTCCCGTGGCTTTGCGGATATATCGGTCATCGTTGGCGACATGGGTCGCAGAACTGTGTCTCAATGGCAACGCTTGATTGCGTTTATACCCAAAAATCAATCTCGTCAGCCTGCTCATGAACTGGTCCAATCAGACTGATATTGGCTGTTCGATGGCATTTGCTTGCGACATCTCGCTCTCCGGCGATATATTTGCAAAACAAAACCGATCTGATGAGACTGTTTTGCGCTGGACAGCGCATGACGAATCTGTAACACCGTCAAAAGCAGTCTGACCAGACTGTAAATGAGGTTCAAGGGGATAAGCATGACGGGGAAAACCATGCGCCGGTTCGGCGTCGCACTCTCGCTGCTGCTCGGGACGGTGAGCACGGCAGCCATGGCACAAACGGCGACGGACACCGCGCCGCCGGCGGACGCGGCGGGCGGCGACATCGTCGTTACTGCGCAGAAGCGCGCCGAAACGGTGAACACCGTGCCGCTGGCCGTCACCGCTGTCGGGCCGGAGCAGCTCAAGGCCGCCAACGTTACCGACGTGAAGGGCCTGACCGCCGTGGTCCCCGGCCTGCAGATCCAGACCGTGGGCGTCGACAGCTTCGTGGGTGTCGCCATTCGCGGCATCTCCAACCGCAGCTATTCGCCCGCTGCGAACTCGGCGATCTCGACTTATGTCGATGGCGGCTATGTCGATCTGCCGGTCGGCTTTTCGGAAAGCCTCTATGACCTTGCACGCGTGGAAGTGCTGCGCGGTCCGCAGGGCACGCTCTACGGCCGCAGCGCCACCGGCGGCAACATCAACATCCTGACGGCCGATCCCGAGAACAAGTTCGATGCCTCGGCCGATGCATCGTATGGCAGCTTCAACGACGTCGCCACGCATGCGATGGTCAACGTTCCCGTGACCGACACGCTCTCTATCCGCGCGGCGGGAATGATGCACCGCAGCGACGGCATGTTCGACACGCAGGGCACCACCTCGCGCAACTATGGCGCGGCGGACAGCTTCGGCGGTCGTCTGACGGCGCTGTGGAAGCCGTCGAGCCGCTTCAAGTGGCGCCTCCAGCTGGACCAGTACGACAACAAGGGCACGCCCGGCCTCTCGGTGCTGACCGGTGCCGATGCCAAGCCCGTCAACGGCCTTTCGCCCTACAAGCAGCCGGTCTACAGCGATCCGGAACCCTACAACAAGATCATCAGCACCGCCGTGCGCTCGCGCATGGACTGGGATGCGACAGATGACCTGTCGATCAGCTATGTCGGCACCTATCAGGATATCCGCGCGGCCTATCGCTGGGTGACGACGGGTGATGCCGATGCGCCGGACAATCCCGGCTGGCAGCAGGCCTCGGCCTATAACTCGAAGGCCACCTTCCACGAGATCGATGCGTCCTATTCCAAGGGCCGTTTCAAGAACGT from Novosphingobium sp. 9 encodes:
- a CDS encoding NAD(P)/FAD-dependent oxidoreductase, which translates into the protein MNSDFQNPVDVAIIGAGPAGLTAAYKLTKLGYRVTVIERDERYVGGISRTVEHEGFRFDIGGHRFFSKSQEVVDLWNEILPDDFIQRPRMSRIYYEGKFYSYPLRAFEALWNLGVWRSTLCMLSYAKAQIFPRKTIRSFEDWTASQFGWKLYSIFFKTYTEKVWGMPCDEMSADWAAQRIKGLSLGKAVLDGLKRSLGLNRRTNDGMNGQAKTLLETFRYPRLGPGMMWDAARDHVLEGGNDVLMGHSLKQLAQDAAGNWCVTTSRKDGSEALIHARHVISSAPMRELASRLHPLPETTMEASHLKYRDFLTVALMIRSDDLFPDNWIYIHDSKVKVGRIQNFRSWSPEMVPDPAMACVGLEYFCFEGDGLWSSSDEDLIELAKAEMNILGLVDPASVVGGCVVRQEKAYPVYDDSYSDNVAAMRDELEGRYPTLHMIGRNGMHRYNNQDHAMMTAILTVENIVAGKRIHNVWNVNEDAEYHESGNEGQRLRLESMTREESRSPIGADRAAALQSHRMVPSQIIRAA
- a CDS encoding GtrA family protein — its product is MTVSSWRILRAGYFRYVIISVGALAVDTASFLALLWLTIPSTVAGAIGYLAGLLGHWIGSSQVVFKDRLAPRGEKRRRQRLGFAGSALVGLGITVGTIWACTQAGWDPRTAKLLAIALSFQATWWLRKHVVFRPMTNTI
- a CDS encoding response regulator, giving the protein MDIPRRHGCARGFAVDHAGDFAQTCLKSAANLYDAALLDLCLPGGGGHDLLTRWRASRCDMPVLIMTAQGGWSDKASGFEAGADDYIVKPFLARELEFRLPAQIRRAKGTGRARDVCGRLG
- a CDS encoding LysR family transcriptional regulator, producing MDRFQAMTTFVRVVDTGSFSAAARQLNVGQPAVSKTVAALEDRLQVRLLIRSTHGLTPTEAGVRFYERAKAAVAEADEAELAARGAGSGLAGTLRVSAATTFARIHIVPLLPRFLEMHPDLAVDVILDDRVIDLVAEGVDVSLRMGALPDSSAVARKLATGARSVLATPAYLARAGTPTSPAQLAEHQAVVYSQLANSWSFTRAGAQVSVSVSGRVRLSAAEGLRVAVLADMGLTIASDWMFSPELESGAVVRVLEDWSLPRLDLWAVFPSGRMASAKARAFAEFVQVEMNAGQSANEGHSIEA
- a CDS encoding enoyl-CoA hydratase/isomerase family protein, whose protein sequence is MSRFETYRDAFPHARLTRKDNGVLEVSLHSDGGKLIFDGHAHEEFVDLFHAIGEDRDNRVVILTGSGDAFMDTISPEGFDFFTPTGYDKILREGRKVLSNLLDIEVPMITALNGPVRLHSEYALLTDVILATPETVFQDKPHFDFGIVPGDGVHLLWPDVLGSIRVRYFLLTRQELDAQTAKDWGVVNEIVPADRLLARAHEIADGLAALPPLTSRYTRIALTQRLRRLIDEGTGYGLALEGISAAQVARSMGAT
- a CDS encoding TetR/AcrR family transcriptional regulator, which encodes MSPTMTDISAKPRESRMEPSRISSATQTPVASSPAPQQSRSLATRRKLLDATVECIAELGCTGATMDRIVARAGVSRGAQGHHFPTKSLLFQAAMTHMLDALILDLRAQTERIRERHSDPATVFRHLWDRYFSGQLFAVTIELIVASRTDHELRDALTPVTERFHQQVDDCFYILNRGSDVEDRKLDSAVRLTMSLLRGMGVQTVLFDRPEYFRALLEDWLQLVTRMLNDPE